A DNA window from Primulina tabacum isolate GXHZ01 chromosome 12, ASM2559414v2, whole genome shotgun sequence contains the following coding sequences:
- the LOC142520541 gene encoding nuclear poly(A) polymerase 4-like isoform X3 — MVGSYGLNDSPSALLEQKQPPKQWGVTRPLSHAGPIEADSQRNRGLEKFLVDSGLFESAEEASKREIVLGRLKQTVKDWVKELTRLRGYTDQMVEDANALIFTFGSYRLGVHGPGADIDTLCVGPSYVTREEDFFYILHNILSDMEEVTELQPVPDAHVPVMKFKFDGISIDLLYASISLLVVPEDLDISNISVLHNIDEPTVRSLNGCRVADQILKLVPNIENFRTTLRCLKFWAKRRGVYSNVTGFLGGVNWALLVARLCQFYPKANPSMLVSRFFRVYTQWRWPNPVMLCEIDDDELGFSVWDPRRNHWDRNHLMPIITPAYPCMNSSYNVSASTLRVMNEQFQFGKKICEDIELNKSQWSTLFEPYLFFESYKNYLQVDIVAADLDDLRAWRGWVESRLRQLTLMIERDTSGKLQCHPYPHDYVDSSKPCAHCAFFTGLQRKQGEVVQEGQQFDIRKTVDDFRHQINSYMYWKPGMEIYVSHIRRKQIPSYVFTEGYKRNRHMRPMSQQQVCKVSSEGDESCQSRSAEEVLKQKREFDESDLDENRKKRCSISPQNRESVSPELICAKSVGTLKQQPLSQQQVGEISYEGCESCMSGFAESVLKQNKEVDESEMEDSLKKRRSIYSQNRGSMSREISLKSTGALNERTSAEDTPIISRATCSGLNGQQLQSNYEDEEVDASTIKSNQEICCAENSEDAFISISSTSHSACSVDGNSETNNQGPSMDASDEDKRRLILDNGREVVGACVLGDGVQEEFEPTTTLGMVLKSGDGVVPEPVQKNVMRHVQKISLLLPLNSHYHLICFILLCLGSFCHICSRLSLTSTA, encoded by the exons ATGGTTGGATCATATGGTTTAAACGATTCACCATCTGCGTTGCTGGAGCAAAAGCAGCCGCCTAAACAATGGGGAGTGACGAGACCTTTGTCTCACGCGGGACCGATCGAAGCTGATAGTCAGAGAAACAGGGGGTTGGAGAAG TTTTTGGTGGATTCGGGACTGTTTGAGAGTGCGGAAGAAGCTTCCAAGAGGGAAATAGTTCTGGGTCGGCTTAAACAG ACTGTGAAAGACTGGGTGAAAGAACTTACTCGCTTGAGAGGATACACGGATCAAATGGTGGAAGATGCCAAtgctttaatttttacttttggtTCTTACAGACTCGGG GTGCATGGTCCTGGAGCTGACATCGATACTTTGTGTGTGGGGCCATCCTATGTTACCCGCGAG GAGGATTTCTTTTACATACTCCATAACATTTTATCTGACATGGAAGAGGTTACTGAACTTCAACCAGTGCCCGATGCTCACGTCCCGGTTATGAAGTTCAAATTTGATGGAATATCAATTGACCTTCTCTATGCAAGCATTTCTCTCTTGGTTGTTCCAGAG GATTTAGATATCTCAAATATATCTGTATTGCACAACATAGATGAACCCACTGTACGGAGTCTCAATGGCTGCCGTGTAGCAGATCAAATACTCAAGCTTGTTCCAAACATTGAG AACTTTCGGACTACACTGCGGTGCCTTAAGTTCTGGGCTAAGAGGCGTGGTGTTTATTCAAAT GTGACGGGGTTTCTAGGTGGTGTAAACTGGGCCCTACTTGTTGCTCGTTTGTGTCAATTTTACCCCAAAGCAAATCCCAGTATGCTCGTCTCTCGTTTTTTCAGAGTATATACACAGTGGCGTTGGCCGAATCCTGTAATGCTTTGTGAAATTGATGATGACGAACTTGGATTTTCTGTATGGGATCCTCGAAGGAATCATTGGGATCGAAATCATCTAATGCCTATTATAACCCCAGCATACCCTTGCATGAATTCTAGTTATAACGTTTCAGCTAGTACTCTCCGGGTTATGAATGAACAGTTCCAGTTTGGTAAAAAGATTTGTGAG GATATTGAGCTGAATAAATCACAATGGAGTACTTTATTTGAGCCATATTTATTCTTTGAAAGCTATAAGAACTACCTTCAGGTTGATATTGTGGCTGCTGATCTTGATGACTTACGTGCTTGGAGGGGCTGGGTAGAATCCCGTCTGAGACAGCTGACTTTAATG ATTGAGCGGGACACCTCTGGGAAATTACAATGCCATCCTTATCCACATGATTATGTGGATTCTTCTAAGCCATGTGCTCATTGTGCCTTTTTTACGGGTTTACAAAGAAAACAAGGAGAGGTGGTTCAAGAAGGTCAACAGTTTGATATTCGCAAGACTGTTGACGATTTTAGGCATCAAATAAATTCTTACATGTACTGGAAGCCCGGAATGGAAATATACGTTTCTCATATTCGTAGAAAGCAGATTCCCTCCTATGTGTTTACAGAGGGTTACAAAAGAAACCGACATATGAGACCCATGAGTCAGCAACAGGTTTGTAAGGTTTCATCTGAAGGTGATGAATCTTGCCAATCTCGATCTGCTGAAGAAGTCCTAAAACAGAAAAGGGAGTTTGATGAGTCAGATTTAGATGAGAATCGAAAGAAAAGATGCTCGATCAGCCCGCAGAATCGAGAATCAGTGTCTCCTGAACTTATTTGTGCAAAAAGTGTGGGAACTCTGAAACAGCAGCCTTTGAGTCAGCAACAGGTTGGTGAGATATCATACGAAGGTTGTGAATCTTGCATGTCTGGATTTGCTGAAAGTGTCCTAAAACAGAATAAAGAAGTTGACGAGTCCGAGATGGAGGATAGTCTAAAGAAAAGACGGTCAATTTACTCTCAGAATCGAGGTTCGATGTCTCGAGAAATTAGTTTGAAAAGCACTGGTGCTTTGAATGAGAGAACCTCTGCAGAAGATACCCCGATAATTTCAAGGGCGACATGCTCTGGATTAAATGGGCAGCAGCTGCAGTCTAATTATGAAGATGAAGAAGTTGATGCAAGCACGATAAAATCAAACCAGGAGATTTGCTGTGCTGAAAATTCTGAGGATGCCTTCATTTCCATTTCCAGTACCTCTCACTCTGCATGTAGCGTTGATGGTAACTCAGAGACCAATAATCAAGGACCTTCAATGGATGCTTCAGACGAGGATAAGCGACGACTGATTCTGGATAACGGGCGTGAAGTTGTTGGTGCTTGTGTTTTGGGTGATGGAGTGCAGGAGGAGTTTGAG CCTACTACCACCCTTGGAATGGTGCTCAAATCCGGAGATGGTGTTGTACCAGAACCGGTTCAGAAGAATGTGATGAGGCACGTCCAAAAAATTTCTTTGCTCTTACCTCTTAATAGTCATTATCACCTTATTTGCTTTATTCTGCTTTGTCTTGGTTCCTTTTGCCATATTTGCAGCAGGCTAAGTCTAACTTCAACTGCCTGA